TGCACTTGTAGGTTGCTGCTTCCAGTTCTAATGCCTCTCTCTCTGTATCTGACTGCTTGTTACCAGCCTGCTGCACATCGTAGCAAGATCACATGTTGACCTCACTGCACAGCGGAGGCCAGAGTACGCAATATTCGCGATGCAATAATGTCACGTATTTGATTACCAATGCTACTTACTTATGTTTCATTAATATTCAAATGCTTACCCACTATCGCTTGGAACAATGTACATATACGCACCTGCAAAACGAACTTGCTGTTACGCGATCACACAGTTCCAAGTTCTCCTTCGTTGTGATCAGACCCATCGAGTGGCTGTGGTGTGAAAAATATTGAGACTGAGGTGAGCCTACATTCAAGACACAGGCAGTATTTGGAAGAACCACCTATTCCTTTGAACGTATATTACTTACAGTTTCTCCAGTAATTCCCGcgtagatttttctctgaatgGATCCTTCGGGTCAAGCTCCTTAATCTTCCGCGCTAACTCCCGTATGCTTCTAGAAAGCTTGTTGTACCTGTACAAACAAAGATTTACGTACCTGTTTTGTGACATTCATGTCTAAAGCTGCGTCGAATGTCGCGATTTACTCACTTGGTATAGTCTTCCCGCTTCTGAACGAAGTACTTTTTCATCACCTTCACCTCGTGGAGGTTGTTGTCAACTTCCCATGATATAAAATCAACTTTCTTCAACAGCTTCTGTT
This genomic stretch from Ornithodoros turicata isolate Travis chromosome 9, ASM3712646v1, whole genome shotgun sequence harbors:
- the LOC135369358 gene encoding U3 small nucleolar ribonucleoprotein protein IMP3-like, with protein sequence MVRKLKYHEQKLLKKVDFISWEVDNNLHEVKVMKKYFVQKREDYTKYNKLSRSIRELARKIKELDPKDPFREKSTRELLEKLHSMGLITTKENLELCDRVTASSFCRRRLPVIMVRNQMAQQLKMATQFVEQGHVRIGPDLVTDPAFLVSRQLEDFVTWVDSSAIRKHVAEYNDMRDDYDLL